The genomic DNA GACGGCGCCGCGGGCATGGTGCGCGCCAGCTACGGCTGGATCTCGGCCCATGAGCCGATCGATGCGGTCGCCGCGATGTCGGACCTGCCGCGCCACCGCCTCGACCGGCTGGACGGCCGGCCCTATCTCGTCGCCGACGCCGCCAAGGCCGCGCACTGGCGCCGGTGGCTCGACGGTCTGGGCAGCGGCCCGAAGATCGGCATCAATGCGCGCAGCAGCATCGACAACGCCCAGCGTGCGGGCCGCGTGCCGCCGATCGAGGCCTGGCGCGCGCTGTTCGAGACCTTCCCCGACGCGCAGTTCGTCAACCTGCAATATGACGACCCGCGCGGCACATGCTGGGCGCCCGCTTTGGCCGGGACCGGCGCGACCGTGAGCGCGCCGCCGGGCCTCGACCAGTTCGACGATCTCGACGGCGTCGCCGCGCTGATGGCCGGCCTGGACCTCGTCGTCGCCGCCCCGACCGCCGTCGCCTGCCTGGCCGGGGCCATCGGCCGTCCGACCGTGCGCCTGCTGCGCGGCAACGACTGGTCGATGCTGGGCCGCACGCACAGCCCCTACAGCCGCAGCATGGACACGGTGCAGCTGGCCCGCGAGTGGTACGGCCCGGCCGCGATGGCACCAGCCGTCGCCGCCGCGCGCAACGCGCTGGCACGGCCATGACGGCGCCGCTCGCGCGCGCAATCGCGCTGCATCGCGCCGGCCAGTACGCCGCCGCGCTGACCGCCTACCAGGACCTGTTGGCGACCGAACCGGACAACGCCGACGCGCTGCACCTGACCGGCGTGCTCGCCCACCAGATGGGTCGCACCAGCACGGGAATCGCCTTCATCGAACGCGCCATCGCGCTGAACCCGGCCGCGGCGATGTTCCATCGCAACATGGCCGAGCTGCGCACTGCCGCCGGCGACCACGCCAAGGCGGCCGAGCATCTTGCGCGTGCCATCACCCTGAACCCGCGCGACGCTGCGGCCCATGCCGCACTGGGCACGGCGCGGGCGGCATGCGGCGACCCGCAGGGTGCCGTCTTCGCCTATCGCGCCGCGCTGGCGATCGACCCGACGCTGGTGCCCGCATTGAACAACCTCGGCCTGGCGCTGCAGGACATCGACGACCCCGACGGCGCCTGTGCGGCGTGGCACAGCGCGATCGCCATCGACCCGCACTTCGCACCCGCCCTCAACAACCTCGGCACCGCGTTGTGGAGCGACGAGCGGCTCGACGCGGCGATCGAGGTGCTGCAACGCGCCGTCGCCGCCGACCCGAACAACGCCGAGGCCGCCGTCAATCTGGGCCAGCTGCTGCTGAACCGGGGCGACCTCAGCGAGGGGTGGCGCCTGCTCGAGGCGCGGCGCCAGGTGCGTCACGGCTTCGCCGCGCCGCACGGGATACGCGAGTGGACCGGGCCGGGCGATCCGTGCGGCCGGCTGCTGGTCTGCGCCGAGCAGGGGCTGGGCGACGAGCTGATGTTCGCCTCCTGCCTTTCGGACCTCCAGGCGGCCCAGCCGCGCACCACGCTGGTGGTCGAGTGCGATCCGCGCCTGGGCGCGCTGTTCGCCCGCTCGCTGCCCGGCTGCGAGATCCGGCCGTACCAGCTGACCGCTGACCGCCGGCGCGCCAACCGGCGCGACTGGCTGACCCACACCGCGATCGACGCCTTCGTCCCGGCCGGCACGCTGCCGCTGTGGTTCCGCAGCAGCCCGGCGGACTTCCCGCGCGAAGCCGGCTATCTCACGGCCGATCCCGGGCGGGTCGCGCATTGGCGCAACTGGCTCGACGGCATCACCGACGGCGGGCGGGCGCGCAGCGTCGGCCTGTGCTGGCGCAGCGGCATCGGCGGCGGCCATCGCGATTCGCTGGTGGTCCCGCTGGCAGACTGGGCACCGCTGCTCACCGATCCGGCCTTCGCCGTGGTCAATCTGCAATACGGGGCGGGCGGGCCGGCGCTGGTGTCTCATGCCGATGCTCTCGGCACACCGGTGCACCAGCCGCCGGGACTCGACCTGATGGACGCGCTGGACGACGTTGCGGCCCTGGTGGCCGCGCTCGACACGGTCGTGAGTGCGGCGACGTCGGTCTGCGAGATCGCCGGCGCGCTCGGCCGGCCGACTGTCAGGGTCGTGCGCGGGGTGGACTGGTCCATGCTCGGCCAGCAGGGCCGGCGCCCTTGGCACCCCAACACGACCACCCACGCCGCGTCGCGCCACACGCCGGCGTCGGAGCTGGTTCAGAAAGTATTAACTACGATTTCCAGCGATTTCTTTGAAATTGTTGAACAACCGACGAATCCGAAACATGGTAAATCCTAAATAGATAGATAAAATTCGAAATATTCGTCTTTGACATTGACTTCGCTGCATGGTTCGATGCATGCGTGTGCCATAGGTGCGAACCATGTTAGCTGAATCGACATTGGCAGTGTCGCAGGTCTCCCCGGTCGGCTCCGAGAGCCAGAAGCCGGGCGCCCTCAGCCTTGCCGTCACGCCGCAGCAGATCCGGCCGATCGAGCCGGGCGACCGCGGCGGCGGCGGGGGTGCCGTCGCGCGCGAACGCGGCGGCAATGGGGCGACGCGGGGTGCTGCCCAGAACGACAACACCGTGGACGACAAGCCGAAGCGGCCCGTCCGCGTGCCCGAAGACCCGGCCGAAGAGCGGCGCGGTCGCAATCTCAACATGGTGTTCGACAAGAAGTCGGGGCGTACCATCATCGAGATCATCAACCCGCGCACGGGCGAGGTCATGGACCGCATCCCGCCGGAGAACCTGCTGGAGCGGGCACGGAAGCAGGGCCTGCCGCCCAGGGCCAACCTGGTCGACGAGACCGCCTGAACGCAGACTAGGGCCGGCCCGCTGAACGCAGTCTTAATTCGGACGCCATCCGTTCGAACAGCGCGGACCAGTCGCGCTCCGCATCCGGCTTGGTGAAGACCCGCATCGACGGAAACCAGGGCCGACTGCCGCTGCCGAGCAGCGTGAAATCCGATTGCGGCCCGAAGCGCCAGACCGGCACGCCGAGTGCGCCGGCGAGTTCTGCCACCGAGGTGCCGGCCGCGACGACGAGGTCCAGTTCCGCGATCAGCGCCGCCGCGCCCTCGATGTCGTCGAACAGATCCAGGCCCGGCATCGCGTGCACGTCGATACC from Alphaproteobacteria bacterium includes the following:
- a CDS encoding flagellar protein FlaG produces the protein MSQVSPVGSESQKPGALSLAVTPQQIRPIEPGDRGGGGGAVARERGGNGATRGAAQNDNTVDDKPKRPVRVPEDPAEERRGRNLNMVFDKKSGRTIIEIINPRTGEVMDRIPPENLLERARKQGLPPRANLVDETA
- a CDS encoding tetratricopeptide repeat protein, with amino-acid sequence MTAPLARAIALHRAGQYAAALTAYQDLLATEPDNADALHLTGVLAHQMGRTSTGIAFIERAIALNPAAAMFHRNMAELRTAAGDHAKAAEHLARAITLNPRDAAAHAALGTARAACGDPQGAVFAYRAALAIDPTLVPALNNLGLALQDIDDPDGACAAWHSAIAIDPHFAPALNNLGTALWSDERLDAAIEVLQRAVAADPNNAEAAVNLGQLLLNRGDLSEGWRLLEARRQVRHGFAAPHGIREWTGPGDPCGRLLVCAEQGLGDELMFASCLSDLQAAQPRTTLVVECDPRLGALFARSLPGCEIRPYQLTADRRRANRRDWLTHTAIDAFVPAGTLPLWFRSSPADFPREAGYLTADPGRVAHWRNWLDGITDGGRARSVGLCWRSGIGGGHRDSLVVPLADWAPLLTDPAFAVVNLQYGAGGPALVSHADALGTPVHQPPGLDLMDALDDVAALVAALDTVVSAATSVCEIAGALGRPTVRVVRGVDWSMLGQQGRRPWHPNTTTHAASRHTPASELVQKVLTTISSDFFEIVEQPTNPKHGKS